The following DNA comes from Salvia splendens isolate huo1 unplaced genomic scaffold, SspV2 ctg1074, whole genome shotgun sequence.
GCGGAGAGATAGGACCACCGCGGTGAGCGGCGTGCGCTGGGTGGAGCTCTGCTCCGCGGAAGCTCGACGATCGAGTGTCGCCTCGATAGATATGAACGTAGTCAAGGGAGCGGTGGCTAACGCGGTGAGTTTCTCTAAACCTTGGATTTTTTCCgtgttttgaatttttaaatcaTCGTTGGATTGATTTGCAGCATTTTTGTGGTGTTAACGAATTAACTGATTTCTCAAAAATTGAGAAATggaatgtttttatttttgaatggCCAATCAGTGATGTGGTGTTCGCCACGTGGCCTTATGTTTTTCACAAAAACGCATAGGTAAAACTGCCTTCCTTAAATGGAAggaacaaaatttgatgatATCCATTCTAAATAGTAGAGTATgcaaataaaatttcatttatattgCTAAAAATTTCTAAACTTGGCACAATATGATTATTTTAGGATAAAGAATGATCCCATGAATTGATCATATATATGAGGACATATATTTTGGCTGATTAGTGCTATAAGTGTGATTTTGAGCATGTTTTATTAGAATGGATTGGGTAGTATTGAAGGACTTGATGAGGACTATTGTCTGATTACAAATAAGAGCATTGTTTTTTGTAACTATATCCAAAAATATAAAAGGAAATATATAGGAACCAACCAGCTAACCAATTTTCTCGTATTTTTCTTAATTCTAGTAATTGTATCATTCTAATAAACCACTCGATGGAATGTGTCACAGTCATGTCATGTCATGTTAGTGTAGAAAAAATCAATggaattaatttattactacttGATTTAGAAAAACATCCacgatttaaattattaacaCGGGGGCCAATTTTCACGAACAATAATAAATATGCAAACCACCATGAGTGTCCATCTTCAAAATGAAAAGCCACTTGATGGTCGTTTAATTTAGGGCCTAATGGCAGGAAAAATCATAAAGTTTTGCAACTTTTTTGAAAATCAGCatgaaaatattataaattttttattcgtTCTCAATGGTGAAAGTTTTTGGTGAAACTGGATTTGATATATAGCCGAAAAATTTATAcaatctttttttcttttacataGTCTATATACAAAAACTGTGTCTAATTTGGGTACTCACTTTCTTATTTTGAGATGATTGTTGTGTGCTAAGTATGGATTGAGTTTTAGACTACTCTACATTGTGTTGTGGTTTTAATACTACATAACCATATGCTTTTACCataaaataaacaccaaagTCCAACGCATATAGCCTTTTTCAAAGTGAAAAAGATGGACGTGGTAATTGATGGCTGAAAATAGTTGACTCAAGACTTTCTTGTCATGTTATAATTTTTACACATATACATGACAATTGACATTGATATAAAGGGAATATTGCTTCATTTAAAGATGGCTTTTGACCCAAAGACTTTCTTGTTAtgtgtaaaattaaaattatacagTATCATTTTGTACACACATATACATGACATTGATATAAAGGGGATGATAAGCATGATTTAAGGATCTAGCCATCTAGGCATCTCTCGAACTGAAATTCCATTGAATTTGTGCACATTTCTTGAGTTTTGACTCCTGAGAATTGATCCAAAATAATGGCATGTTATATACTACATGTGAAAGTAGGAATTTAATCGAAGTTGATAACTCAAATCTTGTTTAATAATGAGATAGCAATGTATGTTTGGTGCAGACCATAACGATGTTCTTTTCGGGGTACTAACATGCGGCATGTCACGCTACTTGGACATGAGATCATCCAAAGGTAAAACATGATCAATCATGTTTCACTTCTAACACCTTTCCCAACATGTGTTACAAAAAACTAAATATTGGTGTTGTGTAGCTCTGCCCGAGGGGCTTCGGCTCACTGGTCTTGCAATGGTGAATTTGAGGCCACGGTCAGGATTGCAGGACATATCGAAGCTGATGGATGGCGATTCTGGAACGCGCTGGGGCAACAAATTCGGGATGCTTCTGCTACCTGTTTATTACCACAGAGGAGGTTCGGATCCAATCCAGTTTGTCAAGAGATCCGAAGCTATGATCGACTCGAAAAAGCTTTCATTGGAAGGCCCTTCTCCTACAGCATTGGCAACTTACTCATGTCTCTTTTTGGGCCAAAAGTGAGTTCAGTTTACTTGTTGAAAAAGGAACATAAACTTAAAAAGATGAGGATTAATCATTTCATGTTTTCTCTTGCTTGGATGGTAGGTTGCTTGCCTTCTCAACTACAGGATCCTTTTGCAATACAACTTTCACTATATCAAATGTCGTCGGCCCTACTGAACGAATCCTGATCGCGAGCAACCCTGTGAAGCGCATAAGGGTTACTTCAAGCAGCCTACCACATGTAAACATTCTCAATTCAACATAGATGTATGACTTGCATAAACATAACACAAGATCTTTTGATTGTGTGGTGTAGGCAATCACAATGCATATGGTGAGTTATGCAGGAATGGTGGACCTGCAAATCCTGGTTGCCAAAGATATTATCCCAGACCCCAAAACTCTAGCAAAGTGTTTCTGTTGAGGCTACAAACAACtagtgtttaatgtatgtaatcaAATCCCATATCATAAATTAGGTTCATACATCTcttgaacttgcaatttcggaAAGCCTCACTGATTCAGACCAAACaagagaactcatcccaaaaaattagtctgttaggagagagagtccATTttgtctatataccccacatcagttgttctcacaaccgatgtgggaattgagccCGTAACACTCACCCTGTACTACTATAGTCCATTttgtctatataccccacatcagttgttctcacaaccgatgtgagAATTGAGCCCGTAACACTCACCCTGTACTACTAGATAACAAGAGTGATGCCAGAGAGAAAGAAGCAGGAGATGAGAAGTTTCTGTTTCTGAATCTAGGAAGACAAAAGATGACATCTAATTGATTGAGAGAAAGAAATATGACGAGAGAATGAGGAAGGTGGAAATGTCGGAAAGCAAAATTAAGCATTTTAAAAGGGAAAATTATCAATCAAATCATAACTTTTTGTTGACTTCTGGTTGTCAATCCCACAACTTACaaaattagataattaaatCATAACTTATCATACTTTCATAATTGTCCCATAACTTCAAATTTCTGGCGATTAGAACATAATAGCGCATGAGTGAAACAATTCAAAAGCATTCAACAATTTGCTAGTTTTTGCATGAATAAAATCATGTTTGGAATCGATAGAGAATATTATTCTAATTTAGCAAGCGAATTTTACCAGCGCCTAACCAAAGCAAATAGTCTgtaaattaatttaagaaaaatctTGATAAAATGTCGTTTCCGTAGGCATACCTAAAATATAACGATACTAATTAGTTGTTCAAATTCATCAGACCTACGACTATAATTTATGTTCATAGACACTACCACAAATTAGACCTATTTTTGGGGGGCGGAGAATGGAACAATAAATCGAATCAAAGAAAAACGATCAATATCCAAAGCACAAGGTTTAAATTAGGTTTCACAGAATACCAGAACAAACAATATCTCCAAAGCCAAATGCATCATGCCAGCAAGTTTGAAAATCCTCAGAAATGAAAACATCAACTGTGTGCCGTTCAACAATTTAGTAGGACACGATTCCAACATGAGATCACTCATTCAATGACAATGTAGCCAGCTGCTCAGCTGGAGAGCCGCTCTGCTGCTGGGACACACTCCTCAGCACCTCCATTGCCTCTGCAACCTTCGCTTTAAGAGCTTCTGGTGACTCCAACAAGTGCAGAACCTCTGTCTGGTCCATTTCCAGTAGCATTCCAGTAACCTTGGCTGCCGTCTCTGGCTTCAGTTGTTCAACAAGTGGGTACAGATTCTCTCCCAACATCTGGTGTTTACAACATTAATGTATTAATTCTCTATTACATCCTCAAATTGAATTTTTAGGAACATAAGATGATCACAGCAGGTATAAAAGAATGAATGGCAGAATAAGTACTGGGGAGACCTCTAGGTTAAAGACAGCTTGTAGTTCGTGCATAAGTAAATGCTTACCGTCCTTTGTTCACTGGGAGAAGCATTTGCAAGTGCAGATGCCAGAGCCCCGATAGGAACTGGCTGAGAGATTCCTGCATCACGCAATGGCAAGCCACCCATTTCATATGGGACAGGAAGCATGCCTCCTGCCATACCTTGCATAGGATCAGGCATGCCACGTCCTCTAGGAACCATCTGCGTGCAAGGAATACTTTAGCACACAAATACgtttgaaaatgaaaaatggaaGAGGACAAGAGTCGAAATGCCACCCACAGACCTGCTGTTGCATTACGGGAACAGGCTGAGGGCCATGTTGCATTGGCCCAGCATTACCTCTCCTTCCACCAGGATGTGGACCTTGCTGACCCGGTTGAACCATAGGGACAAACATATTTGGCATGAGAGGCCCACCAGGCCTCATACCAGGtacaagctgctgttgatatcCAAATCCAggctgaaataaaaaaaaaacaagtattAGAACACATTAGGAGTACTTACAGTAATGAGTTACCACTGATCATTCATAATCTAGGATAAAACTGTGTCATTACAAAAAGACAAGACACATTGGTTGGAATAAATTGATACAAGCAAGAAAACTGTTCCGTTTCAAAAGTACTCTGTACAAAAGACCTGTTTACAAGAAATTATCTCAACATTTGGAATCTGATTCCACAATAGACACAAAATAGCAGGTCAAGAAAACTATTACCTGAGGAGGAATCATTGCAGGTGGAGCTTGACCATAGAATATCTGTTGCCCTAGACCAGGACCACCAGGCGTATACATTGGCATACGAGGAGCCACAGTAGGTGCCATTGTAATTGGCCTCATTTGAGAAAATTGAGCCTGGATGAAGTCATGATGGAGATCAGCATATATATTACATACTGTACGATGATACAACTTGAAAATCATTTATGCTCAATAAACCAAACCAATGGCGCTTGGAGAAAAGAAAATTAAGGAAGAGTAAGAGAAATGTGGAGAAAACAAGTGGTTGCAACTGTTGTCAGAACACCCAGACCATGTCACTCTTCAGCCATATGCTTTGATTTCACATCAACAGGTTTTTCCATATATTGAACTATTGAAGTAAATAACAGACCTGTAGTTGTGCTCTTCTATCTTCTTTCCTCTGAGCAAGTGCAACATAAAGAGGTTTGCTAGCAATCATCTTGCCATTCATTTCAGAGAGCTGAAATACAAAAAATAGTAACAACATTAATAATAACAAAAGCTTCCTCCATTAAGAGATAAACAGTTTAGAAGGCGAAGCTGGTAGAATGAATGGAGATGGGCTCACAGCTCTGGCAGCCTCTTCAGGTGATGAAAATGCAACAAACCCAGAACCTCTGCTAATTCCCTTTGGGTCCCGCATAACCTGAAAATATCATAGCAGGTCTGGTAAGTTATAGGCCCATAAGATGTTGACTATGATGAGGGCTGAAAATCATGACATGCAGGATCAACGAACCTTGCAAGATGTTATTGAACCATATGAAGCGAATAACTCCTTAAGCTGATCATCATTGATGCTATCATCCAGATTCTTAACATACAGGTTGGAACCCTGTGATTTGTCAACAGCTTCCTTCAAACTCTGCTCAAATTGGTTCTTAAGTTGTACCTCCCTCTCAGATTTTTTCTGGGCTCTACCAACATACAGTTCCTTGTTATCAATTTTTATACCATTTAAAgtgtcaacagctctgccagcATCATCTGCATCTTCAAAGTTGACAAATCCAAAACATTTGGAAGTTCCATCATCATTTCTCATCACAACTACACTGGTAATTTGCCCAAATTCACCAAACATCTTCTGAAGATCTTCTTCAGTTGTtgtttcatatatatttttgacaaacaCATTAGTGAATTTCGTCTTGTCTACTTCCATCTCTCTTTCTTGCTTGCGGACAAAAGGTCCGACATAAACTTGTTTTCCATTCAATAACATTCCATTAAGCTTCTCAATAGCTTTCTGAGCGGATTCTTCAGTGGCATATTGCACAAAGCCATAGCCTAATGACTGGCCAGAAGAATTAGTTGCTACTTTGCATGAGAGGATGGAACCAAAAGAAGAAAATGTCTCGTGCAGAGCTTTGTGGTCAATATCCTTGTCCAAATTCTGCTCAGAAaatttatatcaaaataaaGAGAAGGCTCCAAGGAAGTTTCTATTTTAAACTGCAAGACCATGACACATGCACATCATACATCCAACTGAACTTTTGAAAGAGACAGAAAACAATACCTTGATAAATATATTTCCATTGCCACTACGGCGCACACTAGGGTCTCGATGAGAATACATAACCCTAATGGGTTTGCCATTGAGTGGAGTGAAGTTCAGCTCCATCAGTGCCCTTTCGGCTACACCACAAAAGAGAGGAAAATAAATGGAAAGAAATAGCACAGTTAGGCTTGAAACTTTAGATCTTTTTTGTCCAGCCTTAAGCAAGACAAAAAGTAAATTAGGGCTATTTAGGTTTTGGGCGTGAAACAAACAGACATCCAAATTATGTATGTCCCAACTATATTACACATTCCTAAATATGGATATAGATGTCATGCTCatcaaaaatctaaaattagaCTCTAATGGAAAGTACAGTCCCGCCTTCATCAGACTTATTCCTTCAGGTCAAcaatcaaattatccaataCAATCAACATGAAAACATAAAAATCAAACGATTAAGCTTACAATATACGGCATAAAACAGCATACTTAGAGAGGCTTATCTTCAGAAAAAGGAAAACCTTTCAGTAATTTACaattttcatttcaaaattttatcagtggaaaattaatcataaaaaattCATCATTAAATTGTAGAAAAGCAGAGTTGATACATACTATCCTGAGAGTTGCCAAAGTTGACGTATCCGTATCCTAGCGAGCGCCGGCTGGTTAAATCCCTACAGACCCTAACCGATACCACATCTCCCATATTGCTGAACAGATTGTAGAGCTGAGAATCAGTCACGTTGACTTCGAGATCGCCAACGTACAGCGAGGTCACGAACGGCGCGCCACCAGAAGCCGCCGCCGCATTCACCACCGGAACCTGAGACTGCATCTGAACCTGGCGGCCATCTCAACTTCACAAAAAAACGAAACGAAATCGGGAGAAAAGGAAACGAgcagtttttttttccttttaatttttcagatttttttggattttctctgtaacttccctctcctcttcttaTTATCAAATTCACTGGAATGTAAATCAGAAAAATTCTTCAACAAGTAGACCGAAAGCGAGAAGAAAATAGAACTAAGAATTTAGGGGTTTTTTCACTGGATTtgattttctctattttttttgttttttttgggtgttttcaatagagagaggagagggaagGGTTCATAGGTCGGAGATCCGACGGAGAGACACGATCACCGCCAGCAACGCGGGCGGCGCCGACGCCGATAAGATGGGTAAAAATGGGGATAAATGTGAAGGGCAAATGCGCCAAGTTTGGGCGGCGGTACTTATATTGTGTGAGGGGTGAGGGATGCGCTGCGTGCACTCAAAAACCGTAAATCTCAGCCGTCGATGAGGTGTGTTGGGCCAATGTTGGTTGTCCGAGATTACGTCGACAGCAGGaaaaggatttttttttttttaggaaaaggattctttctttttcttagggacaaaaggtgattcgctcaccccatgcgcccccataacccggcccgacatcgctatggaggggttcaaacacggtacctcagcggcccattaggtgggaggaacttacactggtaaccagcacacaaggagccaccacagtggtgaaactctcacactgcggctgccagcattcgatcctgtctgcttagggacaatctaccacccaggaaccaactgagttaagcccgtgcgggctgattctttctttttcttaattAGCTGGAAAGTTGAACTGTGCAATAGTCAACTTTACGACTATTAATTGTCTGTATAAATCGTTAGTAGGACGAATTTAGtcaacaaaataatattccctGTGATCTCATTATCAGGCCATCCACGCCAAGGAATAGACCAGGAATAGTTCAGTCATAGcttagccacaaactcctccgatgatatcatcaacactaaaaattctcctgccacatcatcaaaacaaacaaatagctcagtcatagcctagtcacatcactagccacatcactaataacaattatataaaaataaaataattaacaatcacacaatatacgaatttaatttacgagatatatacgagaaacattaataatacaattaaaattttaaaaagtacaataatttttaaaaagtacaataattaaaaaaagtacaataattcactacTCCGTCGCTGTAGCCgccatcgccgccgcctctgTCGCCGCCTATACTCccaccggtctccctccgtgccgcctccaaatcctcatGCATGCTCAGGaacaatgtttgaagcaaactcttctccacggggtccaccgccgcccgtcattcggccatcgtcttgaccatctgattgcgcgtttgttgacgcgcgaagaatttgagatccgctgtggattggccaagggaggatgccgactggacctcctgtgaacccccggctgcccccctcgcctcccgttgagcccgcttgtgtccaaccgggcgagttcggcgagcgaacgaacgaggggtcgggacctcctgggccgtctcagggaggtcgtgggaaccaccgctgctgccgctgaaatcaccggtatagttcagtcgttgcttcttcagCCAGCCAGCGtagacacctactcggaacttcggagtcgttcagcacaagatagcagttccagtaggtgaagtccttatacaacccgggctgggggaaggctttctccgctatcctcctgcagtcttcctccgtttggccactgctctgcattcGGAGgtcgttggcgtacaaaccagaaaatcgggagacgacagccctgattcggtcccacccgttccggcaatcctccccgttgcgtcGCCTCCCATCCGGACAAAAtcggctgctgctatcttgccccacaagttgatgatcctctggttgttagaaacgagaggatcgtcgcaaacactcacccacgccttggacagcgcgacgttctccgcatccgtccaccttCTTCGTACCGAGccgtcgtcctcacccggctgcgacgactccccgaccttcttccccttgccctttTTCTTTGGTGCGCCACGACCCTGCACTGCTcaccccgtttgaacgggagtatcCGGAACTTCGAGGATATCAAAcaccaactcctctaaggaaaaaacatcaaattgcgtgaactgcacatccgttggggtcgatgtgtgcgaagaagcagtcgaaaaatcaaaactggggcgatagacctCCCCCTCCCCTGGCGTCCCCTGCGTCACCGGTACCCCCCTGTCGGGGGCTGCATCGCAGTCCCCCCTCCCCCcgcggcatcatctgcatcctgggcgcccccccggcatcatctgcatcccgggcgcccaccccgacatcatctgcataccgggttgcatccccggtatcCCCTGCCACGCCGGCATACCCCCCCCAGCTGCCATCCCGGGAATATTtcccccggctgccatcccgggcatcatcccctgccacgggtacataatgtagtaccctggcatcggaccccatccacctcccacgggtaccgggggagtttgagacccgctcgtcactggagtaccttcgttggtgttctccatttctcggtgttaatcttgtacagaaattaagatagagagagtactcgttaaaacaagtggtgcgaatgaaaatgacgtgcaaaccgCGTagatatagtgtttcgaaagtAAAAAAATCCACtcggcggtgcgctaggcgatccgggcgctgcaatagcgccgagcggatcgcccagcgcaccgcctagcgccgcaaaaccgccgagcgctcggcggtttttaattccgaaatccGCTGGGTGGTTGCaatggaccgcctagcgccgacgctcggctaggcggtgcgctaggcgccattgcggatgggCTCAATGAGATTGGTatgcatttttaaaaatataaaaattacatgaaaaattaatgaaaatatgaattttagtAAAGTTTGAGATATGCTTACTAAATATGGTAgtactaaaaattaaatgaaatatgttgaagtacAATATCACTCCATAATTTATAAGCACAAGCATACGAAGCAGAATAAATTGTTCGTAGTCGTACAAACTTCCTTGTggaggagtatattttttatagtaGTTAAATATCACTcatgtaagagcatctccagtgggcggatgtcctactcggacatccactaggacatcccgaaaaTACCTCCcgtcacgtcactaggacttcctatcccactgtcacgtcactaggacatccccttcacaatccgcccttcccatcgcccttcccactaggacttcccgcaatggtggacgtcctcccgcccgtcgcgccgacgtccgacccggacgtccgacccacgccacaatggcggacgtccgcccgcccgtcgcgccgacgtccgaggacacccgacgtcctcacgggacgtccgtatccgacctcccctgccacaatggcggacgtcccggtcgcccgtcgcgcacgtccgaccggacgtccgctattggagatgctctaagaagaACAAAAAAACGTTGTCATTGTAAACTCGTAAAATATGGAAGAGCacttactactatatattttgtGAGTAGATCACAATGTGGATTAACTATAAggaaaaagttagttgaatattttaatgggaAGGAAGGATAGaaatgtttatttttaaatatagaaaatgagTATTttaaatgagacaaactaaaaaagaaatgtgaacaTTTTAAGTGTGATGGAAtgagtaataaaatattactacattCGTCCCACATTAAGCGCCACATTTAATATGgatacgaattttaagaaatgtaaagaaaagtgagttgaataagttagtggattatgagtctcacttatatatattagttttataataaaatatgagtagaattggttagtggaatgtgaggtttacttaccatttatgataaaagtgaaatgtgacgcTTAATGTGTGACGGAGATAGTACATAATAAAGAAGAATTCGTGTGTAGACATGTCGATTATGATCCTATAAGCAATTTAGTATTGTTTATTTATCTATCTCAATTAAACTGGAGTTTAACAATATAAGACAatacatagtactataaattcACTAAATACACATCCTTTATCGcaaccaacaaatccaatcTACTTGcttcatttgattttggtagttTGCATCAATTTGTAAATGAAATGAACTAGAAGTTAATTCTGAACCACTCGTTTAAACAGTTGTACAGTACCGCCTAAATTGCTAGCATATTCGGGGCTTGTTTGGCGATAGGCTCAAAGGGATAACAGaaattaatagtactccctccgtcacggactacttgcacttatttcctttctgggcgtcccaagttatttgcactcttcccattttagtaaaaattatcacctacagctgcaattgttgactttgttatatactcattccttaatctccgtgccgaaaaggaaatgtgcgagtagtccgggacggagggagtaataaaaaaaactgtGCGCATTACACTATTTACATTTTACACTATGTAGTGCTCttaagaattattgagaaaagGTTGATGGCGTCATTCTTTAAtgatttttttccctattttattattgttaattatagttttcaaattatttaatttaagaaACTAGACAAATTTTGCCGGGAAACATCATTACCCGTTGATTTCTGCCAAACAAGTCCTTAATCGCGCACCCAACTTGCTTGAGCGTTGTAAGTACTCCAAATAAGATACAGGCAAGATCTGGAAAATATCTGATTTCTTTCTACATCTCTCTGTTGCTTTTTTCCATCACCTCTCCACATCCATGGATTCCATTATTTTCGCACAATTTCCCTCTGTTTTTTCACTTTCAGCAGCAGATCCACTCGTTCACGGCCGCAGATTACTCTGCGTCCTTACCTGCTACACTCGCTCTCCCCTCCCCAATCCGTCGGTTACTATTTCCACCAGCAAACGGAGGCGGCCTGAATCACGACGCCTGCTTCTCGCCACCGCCGGCGCCACCAATTCGGCTCCCGTAAGTAATCGCCGCGCTTCTGTCTTGGAATTTGGCTACTTATTGCCTATATTTTCGTAATTGAAAGTAAAAATACGAGGGTTTTTAAGTAATCAAAGCTCTAATgatgtagtactactatattaggTGTATTAGAGCTAGTGATGAAGATCGTTAcacacataatttaattaaatacctATGAGGTTTTGTATCTGGACTGTATCTATGACGTGCCTGAACTCTGCAAAATAGGAGTATGGTTATGCTTAAAATTTGTTCGCATCTAGTAGAGTtaacaaaaacatgaaatgcTTTAATTATTAGGAGTTTTTGCCATCTATAAACCTCCAATACCCATgaattttcataatattaactGCTTTGTCATCCTTAGTTTATCCATGTGGCCAATATAACCATGTTGTAGTTCTCAACCCATTTTTTTGGAGCAATCCGGGGACACCGCAACTGTATGGATATACTGAGGGGGCGTCTACTTTGGGCGATACTCCATATTACATTGACAATGCTTGTGATTGAATATTTGTAGGATTAGATGATCAAACGAACTCAAAATTATTAGATCCATCTAAGTATGTGGTGGTCTGGTGGATTATCTTATGGAGTACCCCACCACCCAAGCACAAGTATAACCAAACTTCACCTTTCCTAAACATGCATTTAAATCTTTCAGGCAAGAGAGAGAACCTACAATGTAGGTGAGTTTATGACAAGAAAAGAGCAATTGCATGTTGTAAGGCCAACAACTACTGTCGATGAAGGTATTTCTTATCGTTTcatcttactttttttttctttatttatacaCTTTTGGGTTTGAGAATTTCTCAATTAGCTCATTTTTTTGGCCACTCTCTTAATTATTTCCCAGCTTTGGACACCCTTGTGGAGAAAAGAGTTACTGGATTTCCTGTGGTTGATGATGATTGGAAGTTGGTAATGCTACGTATCTTGTATGATTATGTTTTTGCATTCTAGAGAGCAACATAAATCTCACTTTTCCTACCTTCTAGTAGTAATGACTTTGGTGGCCGTTCATCATAAATCTTGACCAACTGTGTGATGGTGTTACAGGTCGGTGTGGTTTCCGACTATGATTTGTTGGCACTTGACTCCATCTCAGGTACCATTGGATTTGTGAAACCAATTTAATATTCTTGTATTTTTGCTAAGTTGCACCTCTAAGGATAGAAACTCAGTTTTTAGTACGAATGTACAACATCTACCTGTTAAAGCTGGTTACTCAGTTTATTAGGTAGTCATCGCAGATATTGACTTGTTTTCCCTCCATTCATGAGTTTGAAaaggaagaaaatgaaaaatgtagaaCAATAAAACATAGAGATATGTAAAGAAGTAGACATAGTAGAGAAAAGAAGTAGGTATATTTCATTACGTCATAAAagcacatatatatagtacaagagactAAGTGGTCACATAACCGATGTGAGATACTTATTATCTAACATATTATATAACAAAAAACATAA
Coding sequences within:
- the LOC121788552 gene encoding polyadenylate-binding protein 8-like codes for the protein MQSQVPVVNAAAASGGAPFVTSLYVGDLEVNVTDSQLYNLFSNMGDVVSVRVCRDLTSRRSLGYGYVNFGNSQDTERALMELNFTPLNGKPIRVMYSHRDPSVRRSGNGNIFIKNLDKDIDHKALHETFSSFGSILSCKVATNSSGQSLGYGFVQYATEESAQKAIEKLNGMLLNGKQVYVGPFVRKQEREMEVDKTKFTNVFVKNIYETTTEEDLQKMFGEFGQITSVVVMRNDDGTSKCFGFVNFEDADDAGRAVDTLNGIKIDNKELYVGRAQKKSEREVQLKNQFEQSLKEAVDKSQGSNLYVKNLDDSINDDQLKELFASYGSITSCKVMRDPKGISRGSGFVAFSSPEEAARALSEMNGKMIASKPLYVALAQRKEDRRAQLQAQFSQMRPITMAPTVAPRMPMYTPGGPGLGQQIFYGQAPPAMIPPQPGFGYQQQLVPGMRPGGPLMPNMFVPMVQPGQQGPHPGGRRGNAGPMQHGPQPVPVMQQQMVPRGRGMPDPMQGMAGGMLPVPYEMGGLPLRDAGISQPVPIGALASALANASPSEQRTMLGENLYPLVEQLKPETAAKVTGMLLEMDQTEVLHLLESPEALKAKVAEAMEVLRSVSQQQSGSPAEQLATLSLNE
- the LOC121788554 gene encoding CBS domain-containing protein CBSX1, chloroplastic-like, translating into MDSIIFAQFPSVFSLSAADPLVHGRRLLCVLTCYTRSPLPNPSVTISTSKRRRPESRRLLLATAGATNSAPARERTYNVGEFMTRKEQLHVVRPTTTVDEALDTLVEKRVTGFPVVDDDWKLVGVVSDYDLLALDSISGGGEQDSTNLFPVVGSTWKTFNEVQKLLSKTNGKVVGDVMTPSPLVVRENTNLEDAARLLLKTKYRRLPVVDIEGKLIGIITRGDVVRAALQIKQAAEEM